TGCTCAGTTATCATTATCAATATCACCAAACTATGTCAAAGTTATCTCCACCTGCTATTAATATGTGGGAAAAAGGTTGTGTGATGCATGCTATAAAAGGAAGTGGTGAGGCATGGATTCAGCCACTGATTAATGGAGAAGATAAACTTCAATGGCCCAGTTCTGCTACACAAATTCGGGTGTCTTCCATTGATGATCCAGCACTAGCTACTTCTTGTGAACCTGTTGAGAAAGCAAATTCAAATCACTCATTTACGGAGGGACTTGCTCATAGTGTGGGGCTAAGGTATACATATATCGTCTTCATATCAATTCATCACAAGCTTTAACATTTTATTTCTTCTACGCAGTGACTAAACATATTGGTTGTTTTGGCACTCTTAATGCCTTTCTCATTTAGGTACTAGAATTTGGTAATTTAACTATTTAAtttttctctaattctttttgTGCTGAAATGGTAGAACGAAGCCCTTGCGAGTCTATAGCATGGTGAAATATGCTGCCATAGCGCGAGGAGATGCTGAAATTTTTATGAAGTTTGCAAGATCTGGATACAAAGAAAAAATATGGGACCATGCTGCTGGTGTTCTAATTGTAGAAGAAGCTGGAGGTGTTGTAACTGATGCTGGAGGTCACCCGCTAGACTTTTCAAAGGGGATCTACTTAGAGGGTCTTGATCGGGGAATAATTGCTTGCTCGGGAGCCACACTGCATGAGAAAATTATTAGTGCTGTTTATGCTAGCTGGGATTCTTCTAACTTATGAGGCTTTTCGTTTCATGCCAATAAACTGATGCTGCTATATTTTGCTATTTGGGCAGGCAAGGCACTGTAGTATTATTTTTTATGCATTGTTACAACTTACAGGGCTTACTGACTTGAGACATAATGTCCTATTTCAATCTGCCATCTTACTGATTTATGAATTCATGGGACTGGTTAACAGACTAAGAGAACTCCTTTGACAATGATCTGAAAGTTGTAGTGATGTAGAACCGAgaggaaaaaattaaaaaagaacaATAAAGGAAGAGGAAGTGAAAGAGTTGAAtagaacaatatatatatatagagagagagagagagagagcgagagagagagagagaatttgaaaatatttaatttcataaacactGTTACAACAAATGATGAACATAACTATGCCGATTTATAGATAGACAGAACAAACAAAttctaaatcaaccaaacaaactTTTTCAAGGATTTTAGACCATTCCAAATATCAAATTACTTCGCAGATAGTTAAGAAATTTAGAGCTAATCATTTTCTTTGAAAACCAATGAATTTTTTATGTATCTTCATTAGAAGCACATAAAGTTGTAGTTCAGATTTTAAGTTGTCAAAGATGATGCTTATAGTCCTAGTGATAAATTATACAATTGGGGAGGGGAAAAAAAAACTTTATCCTTAAAATTTGTATTAGGACCTACATAGTATGATTTCCTCATTAGAAACTCAAATTAATTTGTTAAAAAACTGTCGTCATACCTCTTACCCAAATTGTCAGGTTCTGGATGATACACTACATGAGGTATACTATTTAGCTCTGCTAGTAATAACGAAACAATGTCACATCAGATTAGTTTATTTCTTAGTCATTTAGTCGTATTTCCTCGTGTTTTTCATTTTCTGCTTTATCTTTAGCCATGCTCTGTAATCTTATGGCAAATATTCAAGTTCTGGGATGAACTTCCCATTTTGAACTTGGTGCAAAACATGAAAATTACTTATAACTGAAACATTTCAAGGCAGGCGTAATTCTGAGCAGGGTTGCTGACAAAAGTGGCTGAAAATGAATTTTGTTACTGCACCAGTACTGATTTTAAGAAGCATCTGGTATTATTGACTCCTTAGACTTACAAAGCAGCCTATCAATAAGGTCTTGCATAACTTATGCAATGGGGGAGTATCTTGGTCCTTGTAGACCTTGACAAATTTCAAagctttgtattttttttttttttttggtatggtTCTTCATCAACTTCTCCGCAAGAGTATAAGATATACTTTTTATATGTAATTGCATTGACTATAGTGTATACTAGAATAATTTAGTTTATATTCATTGCCAAGTGTAGAAATGATGAATAAGCTTGCATATTATACGGACATAAGAAATAAACTTTCCGTTCCTCTAGAGTACTGTCGTTTTCAATATTAGCAATATTTATGTGGTTAAGCAGAGTTTCGTCAACAACTACAGTGAGGATAAATAATAAAGATACGGTGGGAAGGAAAATGAATTTGAATAGAATAATATTAATGAGtaaatctttatatatatatatatatataatcacgaTATTTGTAGCATAAATAACTAATGTTTTCGACAAAAATATCAAATCTTAGGTTTACCTCACTTCCGTAAACTACCAGGATGAGATGCCACATATCAATCTACTATTTGTCAacattctaatttttttttaaatatattattaattgattttaaaaataaaaaacataattaaaattaaattttaaataataaaaaggaaatttgaCTATTAATGCATAAAAGTGGCCCATATAACAAAATGATACAagctaaaaaaaaattacatttttatccTAATATTCCCCTAGATTctcaaaatgcccttatcataaatttctctttttctcttattGTCtcctccctctctatctctcacgttttccctctctatctctcaagctctcatacaaaaaaaaaaaaaaaaaaacaaggcagTCACTATTATCTTAATCTATACTAATTTTCGAGCTTGGATTTCAGATCTAGGGGTGAATCCTTTCAAAACaagaacttcattttggatttcggataTAGGGGCAAAAATCGTAtgagtaagtatatatttgttatatgtagtgagaaAACTTGTCTATCTATATTGCTTgtgctatttcgaacagatctgtgtatgtcttcatgttttattgtaatttttcactgtcAGAATGAATTTTCGTTCCTTTCTGGGTTTTTTGCTTGCCTCGATGAGACTccatggtcctcgatggacctcgataaaaccctcatATGTTTATATTAATTGGCTACttcgatatgcctcgatgagactcgatggtcctcgatagacctcgataacACCCTCACACATTTAGGGAAAATGGCTACCTCGATATGACTCGACGGTCCTCAATGGACCTCGATAGAGACATAGAACTTAATGTATGTAGTATATGCCTCGATGGGTTCATAAGAAATTTGTTGGGCAGTCTGCCTCGATGTACCTCAATTGTACTCGATAGAGCTCGATAGGCCTCGAcagacctcgataggcctcgacataTCTCAATAGAAATCGATTTTTTGCTTttttatgttatagttttaatttttgacctatttttttgtttttttatacaaATTCGGCTGTTTttatatttgttgcattcaatgttGTTTGGGAACtggaaaatagggattggattttcagggatgctgaaaatcaagttctacctttggagaagggtgtgacgtatgagcaattgcttgacattctgtacaatgagcttgaagtggataaatgtgtgtgtGACTTAAAAATTGAGGTCTCATACACATGCCTctcacaatccgtcaaacctagCATTAtcaaaaatgataggcatgtgcgtgcattcattagGTTAGAATTGAAATCTATAGAGAAGTtgattcctctatgtgtgacatttgttaagaagggaggtataagaaatgcatcggccTCTCCCAacgttaataaagaagtttgatttgaagagaacatttttcccccatgtcatggtttcaaaggaactcaaagtaaggttgggacatttgttcccgagacaaatccagacgTTATAATCCATGATGATATCCATGTTAGAGATCTGCCATATTT
The Humulus lupulus chromosome 6, drHumLupu1.1, whole genome shotgun sequence DNA segment above includes these coding regions:
- the LOC133782645 gene encoding PAP-specific phosphatase HAL2-like, whose product is MEVEKYSKELDIAVRVVHMACSLCQRVQKGFVSTDSEQVKSKDDDSLVTMADYSVQATVSWMLSESFGSQNVSIVAEEDVQTLSRADSTGLLAAVVDTVNKCLAEAPKYGLTSPTKTLGTSQILEVISRCNSAGGAKGRHWVLDPVDGTLGFVRGDQYAVALALIEDGKVVIGVLGCPNYPMKKELLSYHYQYHQTMSKLSPPAINMWEKGCVMHAIKGSGEAWIQPLINGEDKLQWPSSATQIRVSSIDDPALATSCEPVEKANSNHSFTEGLAHSVGLRTKPLRVYSMVKYAAIARGDAEIFMKFARSGYKEKIWDHAAGVLIVEEAGGVVTDAGGHPLDFSKGIYLEGLDRGIIACSGATLHEKIISAVYASWDSSNL